One window of Nostoc sp. C052 genomic DNA carries:
- a CDS encoding iron uptake porin produces the protein MTKRFWNLFKVSPVVLAAAFFAANSALAAEVNETNVSQLSEAQESNNIDQVTSVSQFSDVQPTDWAFQALQSLVERYGCIAGYPNSTYRGNRALTRYEFAAGLNACLDRVNELIATATADLVSKQDLATLQRLQEEYSAELATLRGRVDGLEARTSELEANQFSTTTKLVGEAIFNISEPFGGNRAVASNAVGAGPKLDSNTTFGDRVRLNLYTSFTGKDQLQTRLTAGNIINNNATGNTGATGTNMTRLGYDVTTADNSVSIDKLNYAFNFKDSVRVKVDATGGELYENVDVFNPDFKSSGTGALSRYGRFSPIYRQGQNGAGLTVTLNPNGPISLTGAYLAPSTGNGLFGANNPATNNGLFNGDNTIFGQLSFKPNKALNIGLTYAHSYLAGNAANSFFQSTGSGFANSPFGAVAGIRAESNNYGVEATFLFSPKLALSGWGGYTTISTLAGAPRDAEVWYYGATLALRDFGKEGNVLGIIFGQPPKVTGGNVKTGSPLDSGTSYHLEGLYKYKVSDNIQVTPGLLVIFNPENNNNNDTEYVGTLRTTFTF, from the coding sequence ATGACAAAACGATTCTGGAATCTTTTTAAGGTTAGTCCGGTTGTTCTAGCTGCTGCATTTTTCGCGGCGAATAGTGCTTTAGCTGCTGAAGTCAACGAAACAAATGTTTCCCAGTTATCTGAAGCTCAAGAGTCTAACAATATTGATCAAGTAACATCAGTTTCGCAATTTTCGGACGTACAGCCCACAGATTGGGCATTCCAAGCTTTGCAATCCTTGGTTGAGCGCTACGGCTGTATTGCAGGTTATCCCAACAGTACTTATCGTGGAAACCGTGCTTTGACCCGTTACGAATTTGCCGCAGGTTTAAATGCCTGTTTAGACCGGGTTAACGAACTGATTGCTACAGCTACAGCCGATTTGGTCAGCAAACAAGATTTAGCCACTTTACAGCGCTTACAAGAAGAATATTCTGCTGAACTAGCAACTCTGCGCGGTCGTGTCGATGGTTTAGAAGCCCGCACTTCTGAGTTAGAAGCTAATCAGTTCTCTACTACCACCAAGTTGGTTGGGGAAGCAATTTTCAACATATCTGAGCCTTTTGGTGGTAACAGAGCAGTTGCTTCTAATGCTGTTGGTGCCGGTCCCAAATTGGATTCCAACACGACTTTTGGGGATCGAGTTCGTTTGAACTTGTACACCAGTTTCACTGGTAAAGACCAGTTGCAAACTCGGTTAACTGCTGGGAATATCATCAATAATAATGCTACTGGTAATACTGGCGCGACTGGTACTAACATGACCCGCTTGGGCTATGACGTGACTACCGCAGACAACAGCGTTAGCATAGATAAACTCAACTATGCTTTCAACTTTAAAGACTCAGTGCGCGTCAAAGTTGATGCTACTGGTGGTGAGTTATACGAAAACGTTGATGTTTTTAATCCTGACTTTAAGAGCAGTGGTACAGGTGCTCTTTCTCGTTACGGACGTTTTAGCCCCATCTATCGTCAAGGTCAGAATGGCGCTGGTTTGACTGTTACTTTGAATCCTAACGGCCCTATTAGCCTTACTGGTGCTTATTTAGCACCTTCTACTGGTAATGGTCTCTTTGGTGCTAATAATCCCGCCACTAATAACGGGCTGTTCAATGGTGATAATACTATCTTCGGACAGTTATCTTTCAAGCCCAACAAAGCCTTAAATATTGGTCTGACTTACGCCCATAGCTACCTAGCTGGGAATGCTGCTAACAGCTTCTTCCAAAGTACAGGTAGCGGTTTTGCCAATAGCCCCTTTGGAGCTGTGGCTGGTATTCGCGCTGAATCAAACAATTACGGTGTAGAAGCTACGTTCCTATTTAGCCCTAAGTTGGCTCTTAGTGGTTGGGGAGGTTACACAACTATATCTACTCTTGCTGGTGCACCTAGAGATGCAGAGGTTTGGTACTACGGTGCAACACTTGCTTTGAGAGACTTTGGCAAAGAAGGCAACGTTTTAGGTATTATCTTTGGTCAACCACCCAAAGTTACTGGTGGTAACGTAAAAACAGGTAGTCCTCTTGACTCTGGTACCTCTTATCACTTAGAGGGTCTTTACAAATACAAGGTTTCCGACAATATTCAAGTCACTCCTGGTTTGTTGGTAATTTTTAATCCAGAGAACAACAACAATAACGACACTGAATATGTAGGTACTCTACGTACTACCTTCACCTTCTAA
- a CDS encoding Crp/Fnr family transcriptional regulator: MMYSTSSTSNSSTVSHSSAFSEQLPQQIFARREVIPPQNDVLWRIEHGAVRTLTWSEDGTFITLGYWGLGDVIGYPLSRVKPYQIECLTGVEVSIVPPHLWYQDINALLSHIQQAEDLLSIVHRKPISLRLWQFLVWLSEKFGRDIDKGKLIDLNVTHQDIAEVLNTTRVTVTRLLQQLEEEGTVLRHKRRIILRLPNKFIKNYSSALY, encoded by the coding sequence ATTATGTATTCCACAAGTTCTACTTCAAACTCTTCTACCGTGTCACATAGTTCTGCATTCAGCGAACAATTACCCCAGCAGATATTTGCACGTCGGGAAGTAATTCCACCTCAAAATGATGTACTTTGGCGTATTGAGCATGGTGCAGTTCGTACCTTAACGTGGAGTGAAGACGGAACATTCATCACTCTCGGTTATTGGGGACTAGGGGATGTGATTGGCTATCCTTTGTCTAGGGTCAAGCCCTACCAGATTGAATGCCTCACTGGCGTGGAAGTAAGCATTGTGCCACCTCATCTGTGGTATCAAGATATTAATGCCTTGTTGTCTCACATTCAACAGGCAGAGGATCTACTAAGTATTGTGCATCGAAAACCAATTTCGCTACGTCTATGGCAGTTTTTAGTATGGTTAAGTGAAAAATTTGGACGTGATATAGATAAGGGCAAATTAATTGATCTAAATGTTACCCATCAAGATATTGCTGAAGTGTTAAATACTACGCGAGTAACAGTTACCCGACTCTTACAACAGCTTGAGGAAGAAGGAACAGTCTTACGTCACAAACGCCGCATTATTTTGCGCTTACCAAATAAATTCATTAAAAATTATAGTTCAGCACTATATTAA
- the phoU gene encoding phosphate signaling complex protein PhoU, translating into MKAVDYSPNPQRPQLARAIRRLERDVLRMGALVEQSFRLSHQALFARNLTAAEELPRLDKKIDRFYRQIESDCTAIMTLQAPTAPDLRCLSAFMQLVRDLERIGDYAEDLAEIAIKIFPYAPHTSLPEIEAMSLHAQAMLATSLKALGDFDEAGGRRLKHLDDTVDDAYDRVYQTLAQQRDVPGVVEPIVLLALAIRCLERMADHATNIGQRVAYIVTGQRS; encoded by the coding sequence GTGAAAGCTGTCGATTATAGTCCCAATCCTCAAAGACCACAACTCGCACGCGCCATTAGGCGCTTAGAACGGGATGTATTACGTATGGGTGCCTTGGTAGAACAATCGTTTCGCCTCAGCCACCAAGCGTTATTTGCTCGTAACTTAACAGCAGCAGAAGAACTTCCCCGATTAGATAAAAAAATCGATCGTTTTTATCGTCAAATCGAGTCAGACTGTACGGCGATTATGACGCTGCAAGCGCCTACGGCTCCAGATTTGCGCTGTTTAAGTGCCTTTATGCAGTTGGTGCGAGATTTAGAGCGCATTGGCGATTATGCTGAAGATTTGGCTGAGATTGCGATTAAAATTTTTCCTTATGCGCCTCATACATCTTTGCCAGAAATTGAAGCTATGTCCCTTCATGCTCAGGCGATGCTAGCAACTAGTTTAAAGGCCTTGGGAGATTTCGATGAAGCTGGTGGACGCCGTTTAAAGCACCTAGATGATACTGTAGATGATGCTTATGATCGCGTTTATCAGACTTTAGCCCAACAACGAGATGTGCCTGGTGTTGTCGAGCCAATTGTACTACTAGCACTAGCAATTCGTTGTCTGGAACGTATGGCAGATCATGCCACTAATATTGGGCAGAGGGTAGCATATATTGTCACCGGTCAACGTTCTTAA
- a CDS encoding cell wall metabolism sensor histidine kinase WalK yields MLLLGFFLGLAVGIGFWVWQQVQLNRYLGRLLRPLTSHSYKMGLLLIPGLRQEIAMVKQQRQDLQQSLQTYQDLLDFAPVGYLQVDEENQLLWCNRQAQEILYLQRWQPEQVRLLLELVRSYELDHLIEQTRDLQKPQTGEWIFHPSCDDAAEMATIKSLALRASSLPLPNGQVGVFLENRQPLLDINQVRDRSFSDLAHELRTPLTSIRLVVETLQNRLEPPLNRWVNRLMQEVDRLINLVQSWLDLTQMEANPNIQLQAKAVELRSLITSVWETLEPLAQRQHLSFSYSGPENIWIKADRARIYQVFLNLLDNSIKYSPPDTSIHVQAKIRSIDNNESDTVSPILEINLIDSGVGFSETDLPHIFERFYRGDKARTHSPQDSNSIGAIVGNGLGLAIVEQILIAHGGSIKAMNHPETGGAWMQLQFPEVMANSLSQDYS; encoded by the coding sequence ATGCTTTTATTGGGATTTTTTCTGGGTTTAGCGGTAGGCATTGGGTTTTGGGTTTGGCAACAGGTTCAACTTAACCGCTACCTGGGGCGCTTACTCCGACCGTTAACCTCCCATTCTTACAAGATGGGACTGCTGTTGATTCCTGGGTTGCGGCAAGAAATAGCGATGGTGAAGCAGCAGCGGCAAGATTTGCAGCAGTCGTTGCAAACTTACCAAGACCTGCTAGATTTTGCACCAGTGGGATATTTGCAAGTGGATGAGGAAAATCAACTGCTGTGGTGCAATCGACAGGCGCAGGAAATTTTGTATCTCCAAAGATGGCAACCAGAACAGGTGCGCTTATTATTGGAGTTGGTACGGTCTTATGAACTCGACCATTTAATTGAGCAAACTCGTGATTTGCAAAAACCACAGACGGGAGAATGGATATTTCATCCATCTTGTGATGATGCAGCAGAGATGGCAACAATCAAATCTCTGGCTTTGCGGGCTTCTAGCTTGCCTTTACCCAATGGACAAGTGGGAGTCTTTTTAGAAAATCGTCAACCGCTATTAGATATAAATCAAGTACGCGATCGCTCTTTTTCTGATCTAGCACACGAACTGAGAACGCCGCTAACTTCGATTCGGTTAGTTGTAGAAACTTTACAAAACCGCTTAGAACCACCTTTAAATCGTTGGGTTAACCGTTTGATGCAAGAAGTTGATCGGCTGATTAACTTAGTGCAAAGCTGGTTAGACCTTACCCAAATGGAAGCAAACCCAAATATCCAATTGCAAGCCAAAGCTGTAGAATTGCGATCGCTCATTACATCTGTTTGGGAAACACTAGAACCTTTGGCACAGCGTCAACATCTGTCTTTTTCTTATTCTGGCCCTGAAAATATTTGGATTAAGGCAGATAGAGCCAGGATTTACCAGGTTTTTCTCAACTTGCTAGACAACAGCATTAAGTACAGTCCTCCTGATACAAGCATTCACGTCCAAGCAAAAATCCGCTCAATAGATAATAATGAGAGCGATACTGTTTCCCCAATCCTGGAAATAAATCTAATTGATTCTGGAGTCGGATTTTCCGAAACAGATTTACCCCATATTTTTGAGCGATTTTATCGAGGAGATAAAGCCCGAACCCATTCTCCCCAAGATAGTAACTCCATCGGGGCGATCGTTGGCAATGGATTAGGATTAGCGATCGTTGAGCAAATTCTCATCGCCCACGGTGGTTCAATCAAAGCAATGAACCATCCAGAAACCGGTGGTGCGTGGATGCAGCTGCAATTTCCTGAAGTTATGGCAAACTCCCTAAGCCAAGACTATAGTTAG